The following nucleotide sequence is from Myripristis murdjan chromosome 22, fMyrMur1.1, whole genome shotgun sequence.
TCAGTTCTTAGTGGACAAAATGAGGCCACTGTTACAAGTGGAGACTTTAATATTCTCAAAATACTATGAACTTGAAGTaatgcatgtgttttctctTAAATGAATATCTGCTGTAGCGTTTGGGAAAACTCCgatttgtggtttttttttttttttttttttttgtgggtcgGCTGTTTCCTTCGTTGATTCACAGACTGTAACCTTGCAGACTTTCACCTCTGCTGTGAGCCTCTCATCATGTCCCGCTGAGCAGtagaccagtgtgtgtgtgtgtgtgtgtgtgtgtgtgtgtgtgtgtgtgtgtgtgagtgtgagtgtgtgtgcatgcgtaggggagggagcagctgctgcagagaatATTTTACATATTGTGTCATAGCAAAAAACACCCTGCTGTGCTCTGAGACGGTGTCCTGCTGCGCCGACTGTTCCTTCGCTTTTCACAtgaagagcattttttttttttttccccctctcattGTGACTGCTGGTTGTAAATGTTTTCAGTCACATTAGCTAAATATAACCTGACAGttgtcctgtctcacctctctgtcAAACAGGTTTATACAGTATccactggaaagaaaaaaaaaaaaacaaagaaagaatcTCACAACAGGATTGCACAAGGACATCCTGGCATGTGCATGGTTTTAAATATGAATCACAGCTTTTATGGTCACATTTGTTCATCATGCTATCGTCCCTGCCACTTTCCGCGGTATACTATGTAATCCTGAGGAAAGGCTGGACCAAATAACGAAAAAATGATTGGATTGATGATTGGAGTCTGGAATGCTTCAATTATAGTGGAGCTAAAATGCTAAATGGGAGATGTCCTCATCAGGGACAGTAAATCAGTGCCCATTTTTCCTGTCGCCCTAGTCTTCACGCACATATGACCAGGATCTAGATATGCCTCATTCACCTGGTATTTTGCCACCTCCTTCCCCTGCGTCTCCTCCAGATCCTCCAGTTGTTTATTGAGGGAGTCGATGACGTTCCGGAGGGCCTCGATCTCCGAGGAGCGGGACTGAAGCAGCCTCCGGTACTCCATCGTCTCCTCTCGGATGGCGTGCACCGCCTCGTTGTTCTTGCTCGCCATCTCTGCCACGCTTGCAAACTTGTTCTTGTACCAGTCCTCGGCGGCCTGCATGTTCTTGTTTGCCAGCCGCTCGTACTGCGCCCGGATGTCTCGGAGGGCGGCGGAGAGGTCAGGCCGGGACACTTCCACATCCACGCTGATGTTGGCCACCTGCAGCTGGGCCTGCAGCTCAGCCTGCTCCTCCGCATACACTTTCTTCAGGAACACGATCTCCTCGGACAGAGAGACCACGCTGGCCTCGGCGTCACAGTTGGTGACCGCGGCCCTGCCGGCCTCCTCCCGGGCCCTCTGCAGGGCCTCCTCAGCATCCATGCGCAGCCTCGCCTCCTCCTCGTAGCGCTCCTTCAGCTGCTCGTACACATCGCGCAGGTAGTCCCTCTCCGCCTCCATCCGCATCTTCTCCCCGCTCTCCGAGTCAATCATGGCCCGCAGACTCCGCGCCTCCCCCTCGTAGAGCGTCTGCAGGCGGGACGGGTCGTTCTGCCGCCTCCTCAGCGCCTCCAGCTCGGCCAGCAGGGCCCGGTTCTGCAGCTCCAGGTGCCTCACCTTCTCGATGTAGGTGGCAAAGCGATCGTTCAGATCCACAAGCTGCTCCCTCTCCTGGGAGCGCAGGCCCAGCAGCTCTGTGTTGAGGGAGCTGGCCTGAGCCAGGTCCATCCGCTCAGATGCATCTGGCAGGGGAGAGGAGCCCAGCCTCAGGATCCTCTTCCCAGTCGGAGGAGCTCGGGGAGAAGAGTAGAGGGAGGAAGACATGGAGGATTTGGTGGTGGTTCGGGAGCCTCTGTAGCTGTCCCAAGGGCGGCGGTAGGAGATGTAGGAGTCGTAGCTCATGatgaatttttttgttgttggagttttttgtttgttttagaaaaGGATGTGGATGTTTTAGTTTCAGaaggttttttttaatgtccccCTTGTTCTGCACACCATCGGTGAGGATGAGCGAGCGTTTTTGCACTGCACCAGCTCAGTGATGCTGCAGATCCCCGGCTTTTATACAGCGAgtcagccccccccccaccacacctCCCCACCACACCACTCTCCACCACAGAGAAACATCAGTACTGTCAGCATCCACTGAGCCAATGGCAGACTGCTGCAGTGAAGTAACGGGAGGTTGGTTTTCAGACTCCCTCTCAACCCTGGCAAGCAGAGTAGATGTGGTAGAGCAGTCTTTTTTTATCTGCCATGCTAATCGTCCTGCAAATTATAGCTCCATTCAGATTATTAATTTCGAAGAATGTCTTTTGCTTTGCTTCCGACTCCCATTACACGTTCCCATATTTATTTCAAGCAATTCCGGATCGTGAACAGATCcatcaaagtgagaaaaagctCGGGGCAAACCTTGTGACAGGTGACTTGAAACAAAGTCTTTTCCACAAACCCCCTGAGTGCGAATCGATAGATGATgcatagagaaagagagagggagtataTATCTAAAACACTCAGACATACACAAGGGTATAATACTCTAAAAAGCAATAAATTCATTACTGCATGGATTGCATAGTGCCCAGGCAGATTTATGTGATAGGTGCACGCCTAGTGCCTTGTCTGAGAATTAATATGAGGTATGGTTTCAACCTACAGTATAACCTTTACCTTTATCGACTACATGCAAACATCAGTGCACTGTTTTCCTTGGAATTGgacatttaaacagaaaaatggtGCTCTACTTATCACTTCAGCTCCGGTTAAAACAAGGAACAGGCAACAGAATGCTTCTCCTATTTGTGCATCTCCCTTTTCTGCCATCCCTTGTCTTCATTATTCTCTGTATCGCTGAGAGATACCCTGCAtagctgctgttgtttgtgttcCCAATGCATCTATTTAGGTGTTatgtatttaatatatttaGCTAACAAATTGATGAGTCACTGATGTTCTTCAGCCGTCCTGACAGCGTGTGGGAGACACTCTGGGCATCGAGACACACACCGCTGAGGAGGAAACTGCTATCTATATCTGCTGACACAGAGAAACGCTCCTGCCGTTTGGGTTCCAGACCAAACTACCTGCAAATTATCCTTAGCGTTTGTTTAAAAATAGACATTGATTTGATGCTCGTATCCTAGGCGGCCCAGGAAGGACTTGAGAGTCTCGTTCAAGGTGATGGACGCGTTTGCTGTTGCAGGGATTTCACTGGTGAGATTTTTGTTGACAGGACAGTCTTTCTAAAAACTGGCATGCCCACATTTTCCCACCAGGGGCTCTTATGGGAAAACAGGGTCTCTTGGCCTGCTGCACTCCCATCAGTCACCAGCCGACCCTTTAGATATAGTCCAGTCAAATGGGACAGGATGGACCTAAGCATCAGCTCAGATAAATAACATTTCTACTCCTCCATCGCACAAAATGGCCCCAGTATGTCTGCTGGGGTTGATAGGGTTGTTGATCGATACCAGTGATTCAATAATTCCcggctgctgagatttctggctttcagaaTCATTTTCTGGCCCATACTCTGATTTAGAGTAAAAACGCCCCGCCCACTGGCATTTAAAGGCACATCCTTgctcacacatccacacacacatgcgcacacacctACTCACATTTACAACGGATCAGAGGTGGATAATGACGGGGTGTGTGGCTTAATGAAAGCCACAAGCCTTCATTTGAAGGGATTTTGCCCGAAGGATGCTAATTTAAAAAGGTcttttgctttctgtttcatatgaaattgttaaaatgttaaatgccAAATATATTTGACATGATGAggttaaaataatcatttatcatttttttatactgtaaaaGTTTCGTTCAGTTCAATTTTCATTTGCAGGGGTGCTCGTTTTGTTGAGGACCCCTGGATGTGCCTCAAGGACCGCTGGGGGTCCCCGAACCCCAATAATAGAGCTGCTGGTGTAAACCCGCAGCTCTGTTAATGCTGCAGTTCCTACAGCCCACCAATAGCAGTCGATAAGGGTCACAAATTAGGAGTAAAGCAAATTGTAGTAATAGTTGCTTAGTGAATAACCATGGACGATAGCtgcaaatgcaaatttacaTCAGAGTGGAAGTTTAATTTATGTTAGAAATGGATCTACATGCAAACTTGCAGGAACTTTTAGGGTTCCATGTGGTGCAGGCAGGGTCCCGGGGCATCTGCCCTCACATGAGCTGCTGGTGCTCCAGGCATAACAAGGAGTTTTCACTGGCTTTTGGTCCCGGACACGTAGGGTTTAACACACTTGGGCAAATGAGATGGTGtttagtgttgtgtgtgtgtttacagttcaGACATGTGGGCAGTTTCCTGTGATGGCCTGCATTTTGTACTCACTGTCTTGTCTTATGTGGCGAAACACCCCCATCGTGTGCCTTAATAAATTATAAAAGCCATTTACAAATAATCTAGGCCTTATTGGTTATCCAACAAGTCACTGTCAGTCTGCTCTTGTTGCAATATTAGCAAGTGTGCAGATGAATTGCACTACTGAAATTGATTTGCACATCACATTAAATTAGGTGCTATTTCCCCCCCTTTATAATCCAGCTCTGGCATGTCTTATCTTTGACAGGATACCCCTGAATAAGATAAAGACAATGGAGAGCTTTAAATAGGTTCTCTCTGGAGACGTTGTCGTGAAGACTTGGAGACACAAGGTGGCGCTGTTGCATCGCAGGACAGTGTGAGAACTGCAGCGATTGCAACAGTTTGGGGGGAGtaagttgtgttttcatgcgTTTATCTCAAATcagaagttgttgttgtttttcctaaGAAAAAGAACTGCCGCTGCTAGACTGTCTTATTCACTTATGACCTTATGGAAATGACCATATGGAATAAGAAATGATGTGAAATTTGTCAGCCTTGCATTAGTTTTACAAATCTGGTGTAGTCCCATTGCCAAAGCAAATGCAAATAACATGTTTATTCAGAGGCCATATACAGTGAATATATTTCCCAGTGATACATAAGGTAAAAATAAGTACATAAAACATTTCTATTGACAGATAAAGACTTTGGAATGTCAGGCTTTTCTTAGCTAAAATTATTCACTCCTTTATTACATTTACAGGAATTGCAAATATACACATTTCCACTTGAAATATGGGTGCTGAAAATCAACTGAGTCAGGCTGTAGGCAACTGTGTTAGTGAATCCATGACAGTGAATACAAACAGTGGAGATCAGCTCATCCTCTGCAAGTAGACCCACTTCAGCAACAGTGTGGGTCAGCTGCATCTCACGCCATCTTTTCTTTTACATTCAGGTGAAATCTTGTAAAATTCTGTAAAATACTATCCAGAAGAAAGCACATAAAGCATAAAAGACATCAAACATAGAAACAATACAGAAATTACCTTTAGGCTAAGTTTCTTTACAAAAATGTACTCCTTTGGTAGAAAACATTTATCTCAGAGAAAATGTGCTCGATATAAAGAAGTATATCTTGCATTTTGCATGGCCTGTCAAACTCACATCCATAAGTCAATGAACTATGGGACTAACATTCATTTCATATCAGGAACGCTGCATAATCATATATGTTGGCATCTTACAAACCGAACCAGCCCGCTGACATGCACAACCTGGGCTGTTCTCACTGGCACTGCGCTTTAACGCAACAACTTGCGATTACAGTATGAAAGTAGTCATTCACATGTCGATCTGTACAGTACTTTGGTTCATTTGTCAAGGTGTGGAGCAACATTTTGATCACCAAGTCCTCAGAGCGATGCTAAAGGGAAAACCTATTGCGCACAATGCGTCCAGGTGTAAACTATGTGCCCAtgaaaatcaatacaaatgaaacagtgacacctttaaaaaaaaaaatctcattttcttaAAATCTTTAAGACGCTTTCCAGACTTGTCCTGTGCATGAATCGGGGGCAAAATGACTGCCATACACAATAGTAATTGAAGACAGTGCAATCTCAGATCAGCTAAAACTTCATTCGTTAATTTCTTTGCTTAGAATATTTTCAGCCTCTTGCCAATCGCTCTGCCTCCCTTCGCCACTCTCTGGCTCGGCTGGTCTTTAGAAAGCGGGCAGTACTTGATGGTGTGCGCATTGTCTCCGTTGGCGCTGCAGAGCGGGCAGGTATATGCCCGGAGGATGGGGCACAGGACTCTGCCATCCGCCGTCTTCAGGATGTGGGAGCCGAAAACCTCCTCCGGTGCCCCGTTATTCCGACAGAAGACGCAGACCTTCGGCTCGGGCTTGCTTCTCTGAGTCTGTTTGCGCCTTCTGTCCATGGAGAGCAGATCGAGGCCGCCGAAGCCTCCCCTGTAGGCAGGTGAATCTCTGTCCGCCAGCGGCGAGTCTCCAGAGAGATGCTCGTACGGCCTGAGAAGCGAGATGCGCTCCTTGAGATCGTAGATGGAGATCGGCGGGGAGCTCGGCGGCGCGCAGCAGCAGTCCAAGTGTCCATCGCTGTCTCCGCCGTGCCCAATTACGCAGGAGCAAACTGGTGCATCGTCCAAACCCAGGGTCGCTTTAAGAGACTCGGTGATAGAGTTGGGGCTTAGGGACGCGTTGTTGATCTTATTCTTAGCGACAAGTGTCGACAGGCCGAGGTAATCGTTCCAAAAATTGAAGGTGTAATCGTACGGCGACCGCGCGTCCAAGTAGCCATGGTCTAAAAAATCCATCCTGTCAGACTTGGGGAGTTTTAGGGTCCACGGAGGTGAATGAAGATTTTGAGTAATGTGGTTTTCAGCATGGGTGTGGAGGTGATCTGCTCTCTCTTCTTGCTCGGTCTTGTGTGCAGAGCTCTCAACGGAGAGGGGCTGATAAATTCCCCTAGAATAAAAAAGGGGGGCGTGGTTTGGTTCAAGTTGATTATCTGGCTGGCCCCATAGGAGGGCCTACTGAGCCAGAGCAGGGAATTATTGAGctgagaaaatgatttttccCTCCCAGAATATGACTCTATCATTGAAAGAGTTTTTTGATGTTTAGGGGTAAATGATTAATCTTGCCTGATGAAACACTGCCTTGTTGTTTTCTCCTCATGGTTATTTTTGTAGGTCATGttgttttattagtattatGGCTGTTAAAGGTCATTTCCCAGTTGAGTTAAAGCAGTAATCAACAACAGTTATTTGCTCAGATAGTCCCTATTTTGTGTAGCACAGCAGTGCTTCATCTCATAATCTGTTCTTGAAAGCTTTTACACTTGCTGTTCGAAACAGCATGTGTCCAGTAGGTCCTTCCTGGGAAAACCCCTCtggaggaagtgatgtgtttcacattttcagcagcagagggTTTGTCTGGAACGAACAGAAGAAGAGCTGGGTCCTCAGCCTGAGCAGCGACAGCCACTGAGCAGAAATTCAAAGTTCATCAAGAGAAAATCTACGGAGAAACGGTGCTGAACACACTGGCTGACAAGAGATCTCTGGgtggacaaaaaaattaaataaaaaaaaatcagtatctgGCAGATGACCACTTCAAAAGATCTTTCCTGCACTGATGAACCTATAGTGAGGCGTTCCACATGGAGCTGCCTGTCCTGCCTGCACCTGTTCTCCTTCCCCTGGGTCCTGGGCTTTGTGCTCAGAACCAGCCCTCCTCTGCTCCATTGTCTCCTCTCTACAGCGAGCCGTTTAACTTCATTAATATGCATTAAAACGAagtgtgccgtgtgtgtgtgtgtgtgtgtgtgtgtgtgtgtgtgtgtgtgtgtgtgtgcgtgcgtgtgtcagTCAAGGTCCAATAAGGCAGGCTCACTGAGAGCGAGGTTGATAACTGACCTGACTGCTGGAACAATGATGATGTTACTATTTTTGTCACACACTCAGGTGAAATATTAAGGACAGTCAAAGTTGATGGAAAAAGTAATTTCTGTGTCTTATACTTGAATATTGGGGCTGAGATCCTGCCTGTTATTATGCTGGATTTTTCCATTCATACCATATATCAATATCAGGCTGTCACAGACCTCGCAAAAGCATCTATTTCCCTTCAGTCGGAAATGTTGTTAGATTCATTATGTAGTGCTATGTTACATGTGAAAAGCCTCAGTCAGTAATTGCAATACAGCTCCTGTGTTGTATGTGTGGATTCAAACTCATATTTATTCAGTATTTAACATCCAGGGagacatttttaatgtattctGAGACTAAAGGTTTGTTTACAAGTATAATCTACGGAAAGATTGAGATCAAATGTGTATTTTGAGTTATAATAGGTAATCAAAGTTGGACAACAAGCTTATTTTTCAGTCAAGGCAACTCTATTCAAAAAAATTTGAATATAGCCTATACAATTTATGTGCATGGCTGAATAAATTGTGGAATggggcctttaaaaaaaaaaaaaaaagggcatgtGTTGTTTGGAGCCATTAAAGTTGCCAGCGATCATAGATAGCACAAAGCATGAAGAAAATCATGTTAGAGAGACACAGAGTCTTGTATGTGAGAATAAATTATCATCAAAATACACCACATGGTCCATTTTCAAGGTCACCTCCGGCTCTGCATGCACAAAGGAAATCATGAGAGAGCATTTAAAAGATGAATGGCTGCCATATCACAATAGATAAATTGCATGGGGGCCAATATGACATGTGGCTCTGCAGCGACGGCGCCGCCGATATTGCTCTTAATGCAATACATGTTTTGCCGCAGAAAAGAAAGCATTGGTATTGAATGTGAAATATGCCTCTACGTTTGAAGTATTTCGCTCTCCTCCAGCTCATCTTACATTTTTGGCATTAAAGCGATGCATGTTATGGATTAAGTGAAGCTCTGACTCAACTTAATACGTCTTTCTCACAAAGTGGGGGCATGTTGGTTGATAGGATCAGCTGTTTTTTGAAAGAAGCCCCTGAAATACTAAAGAATTACATTCAgcgacttgttttttttttttttttttggattgtgtagcattttggaatgaatcCCTTCCTTTCAGTTTTAGTCTTTCAGCTGATCTTCTCATCTACTGTACAGCCACTTAAATTAAGTGTGATTACAGGGGGAGCTTAAATACGTCGCTGGCCGACCAACAGTTCAAGGGTCAAAGCCACAGCGGCGAGACAATTGCAGCTACAAATCTTCCTTTGTTCATGCAACGTGTAACCAATGCTTTCCTCCTACTCTCCTCTACTCTACTTCCTCCCTTCTCACCGGCCTCCCCTGCAGGAATCGGCACCGTATCTTATTATTTTCCCCATTTACACTCtccagtttcaaaaaaaaaaaaaaaaaaaaaaagaaacactaaaTGTGGTTTCTAAAGGGTTAAAAATCTTCATGTGTAAATAAGGCTTGGGAGTGTGATGATCACACCCAGAGGTTTAGCTGCTGAACAGCCAAGGCTGAGATGGGCAGACACTGCTCCCCCATTCATCACTGTCAAGTTGAATAGAAAATTAACAAATCCCTTAATTAAAAGACCTCTCTAGACTGTGCaagtgtgcgtgtatgtgtgtgtgtgtatgtgtgtagcaCGTGCCAGCTGCACTGCTATCTTGTGCAGACGACAACGGCTCTGCACAAGAggcacacacaacaacacacacacacacacacactcactataTAAAGAGCCCTCCACTGCTTCCGACCCCTGCCAGTCCTGTCGCTGCATTAATTGCATAAACTGCATAATGTGGCCGGCCAGAGCAGCGGTTAATTCTGGATCTCTGCACCTCCCCAGACACAGAGATGGGTGGGGAGTCAGTCGGGGGTTTGATCCCtgacctctgcctcctctcctgggAGTATAGGACTGCATCCCTAACGGTCCCgccatctgcacacacacacacacacacacacccccccccaGATCTCAGCGCCTAGAGTCAACCCAGCCCCAGACACGTGTCACTGTCACCAGCAGCAATGGGGAATGCCGAACAAGCCAAGGTCAACCTGAAATTAGGGGGTGTCTTGTGGCCTGTCAAGTGCTCTGTCACGACCGCCGTCTCTCTCTGAATGCGGCCCACTATTACTTAACTCCACCCTCCCCCGCCGCGCATTCAtgaatacacatacacacacacaaacacacacatgcacgcacgcaccaCACACAATATCCTCTGGACGTCTTAGAAAGCATTAGGACCGAAAGGAATGTTGATCGATGTCCAGAGCTGCATCCAAGTGGTAAGCCAAGAAAACCCAAAGTGCACGCTTGAATATTAAAACTGAAtgattcaactttttttttttttttttttttttttttccacttttgatCTGGGTCAGATCCATGCTAGAAACATTTTAGAAAACCTTGAGCTCCTCACCAGTCAGAAGGTTTTTgagttactaaaaaaaaaaaaaaaaagtgtctcacTCGGTATTTCAGTCACAAAATTACTTTAATGTTTCATCATGTTTCATGGGGTAgcatcaaaacaaacatcatgAGACCGGTTTTGTGCAGAATGATAATCTCTCAGTATGATGGCTCCCTCTGCGCCCGTCTAATGCTTTTCCCGGTTAAATTAGTTCTCGAAACGCATTTTTACAGATAGCTTTTTAATTTGCTTGCCAATTTAATTcttactgtttgttttattctcatGAAACCATTTAAATTGATGGCCAGCGTCctccatttgcatttttttgctgttgttgttgttgttgttttttttttttgactggtgCTGCTCACCAAGCACGTTGCGAGCCCCGTTTTAAAATGAGCTGTTTAAATTATGTTTACGATAACGTGCAAAGAGGAACTGTAAGTCTCTCGTGTGGCCTGTTGCTCGCACCAAATGTGTCACCACTGCaaggaagggagagaaggaggaagaagaaggaggaaggaggaggagggaagctATGGGCCCATGGATCAGAAACTTGTTTAACTCACCCAGATCTGTGGAGATTAGAGCGGGAAGTGGTCAAAGGGCTTAGAGTGTATCGGTACAATGGGGCAGAGGGGATTAGAGCGGGATTCACTGAGCCCCCATGATGCCCTTCATCTCTGGGGGTCCACAGCGAGAGCACCTTTGTTGGGTTAACTAACGGCACTTCCCATGAACGCACTGAACGGACCAATCCCTTTTTAATGATGCAGGGGGAAATTCCATCGGCCCTGATTACCACAGCGCTTTCGAGGGCGGCCATTGTCCCACACACCACGTCGAGCTTTTAAACTGTGCAGCCAGGCGAGGGGAGCGCAGGAGTGTTGAGGTCTGCGAGCGGCGGAAAAACCCAAACCGATGCTGATGTTGGCATCATGTGAAGTATAGACGGAGGACTGCACCATCACTACCAGAGCCTATAGAGTCCGGCTGCAGCTTGTATACACACTGTTTGCCCGTTTTCACACCATAAATTGCAGTTTTAGTTTCTCAGTCCCACCTCCACTTGCTAATTAGCCTTTGCTCTGTTAAGCTTTGTCTCGCTGTACTTTCCCATAGGAGGCAATTTTTTGTAGACACTTCAAGAAAGCAGAGGTATGATAGTTGGCTCATGTTCACAGCTAAATACTAGATAATTGTcttcatgaaacaaaaaaataaataaataaataaccaaggtaggctatatttatttttttttttttagcaacaaCTGCACTTACCAGGAGGTTTGGAAactaaaaacactaaaactaaaataatagCTATTGGGAAACATCCAGTTGCCTTTTTAAAAAGCACATCATTGATGACTGAAGTTAGCCAGCCCTCTTTAGGCCAAAATTAGTATTTTAACTTCGAAGAAGTATTGCTAACGTAGAGATTTTGGGCCTTCAAGATAGCTAGGCGACATTAAAGGTCTCGGTTTTATGGGAAATGGCATTCATTAAAAGTCGCGAAAAGTAATACATTTCAATGAATGATGATATGCTTGAGTTTTCTTCATAAGTAACAGTTTCTTTCTAAACACAAGGtgaaggtttgtttttttatttgtgtaactACATCGCAAATTAGCTAACTGGCCTCAATAGCAAAGCGCTGTGATCAAAATATGAGTGAAAAATATTACtaatgtttttgttcatttatcaCACATCCATGATCTTGAGGTGAAAAGGTGAACTACTGTTTCGAGCTAACCTGGATAACTTTGTATGAGGAAGACCTTGCCTCATTCCCTGCCCTTTTCACTGGGCTTTGTCCTAAAgttaccacaaaaaaacaaaaaaacaaaacaaaaatactgagATTTTTAACTCAGCCAGTCACATTATGTCTTCCTCCAAGGCAGCTCTGCCTCCTACAGatgtttatataaataaaactatgCAAAAAGCAGCACGTACCCTGTAACTCTGTACGTTTTCATTGTGTCAGCCGGGCCAAGACAAATTCCTGCTGAATCGATTATGATTTAATGTTTGCATAATATACGTTCATCGTGTTTCCATTCTGAAAATCCGTGTGTCCCAGTTGCATACATCGCTGTTTGTGGTCCACTGAAAATGTGCAGTGAACGGCGTGTAATTCTACCACAGAGCTCTGGCTCTCCGAGGCAGATGTGAGCGTCTCATCTCATATTAGCATGCTCGGCTGTCTCCTGTGATCTCTCAGCTATGCAGCTGCTATCGACTCCACATTTCTCTCATCTCAAGTTCAGCTGCctgaaactgaattaaaaagaaaCTGCACACCGTGGGACAACTGATGAAACATATTTAGATAAGTCCCCTGCTTGTACCGCGCGGCTCGGTGACAATCCCGTTctcaatttgtgtgtgtattcgaCAGTATACtcactttttaaaatccaaTAATGTGACTGAGCCgaagaagaaaggaaacaaaacctGTTTGCATGTTGGCTTTTGCTCGCTTTGCTCTTTCTAAAATACATGCAGAGGTTCGGGACCTCAGGACGGGGTCGGGGTGAAATGATCT
It contains:
- the neff2 gene encoding neurofilament light polypeptide, producing the protein MSYDSYISYRRPWDSYRGSRTTTKSSMSSSLYSSPRAPPTGKRILRLGSSPLPDASERMDLAQASSLNTELLGLRSQEREQLVDLNDRFATYIEKVRHLELQNRALLAELEALRRRQNDPSRLQTLYEGEARSLRAMIDSESGEKMRMEAERDYLRDVYEQLKERYEEEARLRMDAEEALQRAREEAGRAAVTNCDAEASVVSLSEEIVFLKKVYAEEQAELQAQLQVANISVDVEVSRPDLSAALRDIRAQYERLANKNMQAAEDWYKNKFASVAEMASKNNEAVHAIREETMEYRRLLQSRSSEIEALRNVIDSLNKQLEDLEETQGKEVAKYQMRINELERDISEAKQEMARYLREYQDLLNVKMALDIEIAAYRKLLEGEEFRLAYPPLPVLN
- the LOC115354224 gene encoding nanos homolog 1-like produces the protein MDFLDHGYLDARSPYDYTFNFWNDYLGLSTLVAKNKINNASLSPNSITESLKATLGLDDAPVCSCVIGHGGDSDGHLDCCCAPPSSPPISIYDLKERISLLRPYEHLSGDSPLADRDSPAYRGGFGGLDLLSMDRRRKQTQRSKPEPKVCVFCRNNGAPEEVFGSHILKTADGRVLCPILRAYTCPLCSANGDNAHTIKYCPLSKDQPSQRVAKGGRAIGKRLKIF